The nucleotide sequence ATGCTTCATCGTCTATCCGGAGGCGAACCGTTCCACGGATCAGACGCTGCTGCTGGGCTGGGCGGGCTGGAACCATGTGGAGCAGTTCCTGGCATTGGCCGCGGTGATGGATCAGCTTATTGAGGACGGGGCCGGCGATGAGCAGCTCGTGCCGCTGGTTGCGGGTCTGGGGGAGGTCCTGCCGTGGGTGAAACAGTGGCATGCGGAGGTGGATCCGGCCTACGGGGTGAGCATGGCGGACTTCTGCTCCCAGCAGTTCGAGGAACGAGCCGCCCAAGTTGGTCGGTCTCATGACCAGCTCAAGGCCTGGCGCCCGACCGCCCCCATCCGCGGACGCAAAACCAAGGCCACCCCATGAAAACCACCATCGAGAGCAACCATGAGCAGGAACCCATGAAGGAGAAGCGATGACGTCAATGCTGTTGAGGGACGTTTTCGACATCCCGGAGCGCGCCGGCAGTGAGGATTATGTACTCCGGCTCACCGACAGCGTGTCCGGTCAGGGTGCCAGACACGCGGTCCAAGACTACGTAGTAACCCCCGCCATTGCCGACGCCTTCGACGCCGCACTCGGGCTCGTCGGCAACGCGCTGGAGACTGGAATCAACCGCGGCGCATTCCTGGCTGGTTCATTCGGCTCCGGTAAATCACACTTCATGGCCGTTCTCCACTCACTGCTGCGGCACAACCCCGATGCCCGCTCCTTGCCGGAGCTGCAGTCCGTCGTTGCTCGTCACGACCCGGCCTTGCAGAATAAAAAGATCCTTCCACTGGCCTTCCATTTCATCGACGCGAAGTCGATGGAACAGGAGCTTTTCGAGAGCTATATCAAGCAGATTCAGACTCTTCATCCTGAAGCTCCGCTGCCCGCGTTCTTTCCCTCGGAAGCTCTTCTGCGCGATGCCGATGGCCTACGGACGCGGCTCGGCGATGACGCCTTTTTTGAAGGTCTCGGTTCCCAAACCGGTGATGACGAATGGGCCGGCGTTCTCGGCTCCAGCTCATGGGACCGCGCCCGTTACGACGCCGCCCGCGCGGCCGCACCACAAAGCGCAGAACGCCAAGAACTGGTCAGTGCCTTAGTGGAGGCCTACTTCCAGTCCTACGCCCGGCATGCCGAGTATGTGGATCTGGATACCGGGCTGGAAGCCATGTCGAACCATGCCAATGCGTTGGGGTACGACGCCGTCGTCCTCTTTCTCGACGAACTCGTTCTCTGGCTTGCATTCGCCATGCAAACTCCCGAGTTCTTCCGCCGTGAATCTCAGAAGCTGACCAAGCTCGTTGAGGGTACCTACAGCAGGCTTCCCGCCCCGCTGATCTCATTCGTCGCCAGACAAATGGATCTTCGTCGCTGGTTTGCAGACTCGGGGGCCAGCGGCAGCGAGCAGGAAGCCCTGGACCGCGCGTTTCGCCACCAGGAGGGTCGCTTCTCCACGATCGTCCTCGGCGACGACAACCTGCCCTATGTGGCGAGCCGCCGCTTGCTCAAGCCCAAGGACGATGTGGCACGTCATGCGGTCGAAGACGCCTTCTCCCGGCTGGACCGCGCGCCGTCCGTCTGGGACGTGTTGCTAGACGGGGTGAATGCCGACGACCAGCACCGAGGCTCCGACGAGTCCGCGTTCCGCATGACCTACCCATTCTCGCCAGCGCTCGTGTCCACTCTGCGGTTCCTGGCAAGCGTCATGCAGCGAGACCGGACTGCGTTGAAGGTTATGCAGCAGATGCTGGTAGACCGCAGAGATACGCTGAGTATCGATGACGTCATCCCTGTGGGCGATTCATTCGAGTACATCGTCCGAGGCAAGGGCGACGCGGTACTGGACCCGCAGGCAGCCGCACTCTTCCGCTCGGCCACGCAGCTGTACCAAGAGAAGCTCCAACCCCTCATCCTTCGCGTCCACGGGCTCGTGCCCTCGGATCTTGATATCCCCGAGCGCGTCACGAGCGGTTACCGCGCCGACGACCGTCTAGCCCGAACACTTCTGCTGTCGGCGGTGGCACCGAAGGTGCCGGCCCTGAAGGGTCTAACCGCGGGGCGGTTGGCGTCGCTGAATCATGGATCCATCGTCTCGCCGCTGCGCGGCGGCGAGGCCGGCGTCGTGCTCTCGAAAGTTCGGGAATGGGCACGGCATGTTCCAGAAATTCATGTCGACGCGGACCCCCGCAATCCGGTAATCCGGGTCCAGCTCTCCGACGTGGATTATGAGTCGATAGTTGAACGGGCCAAGGGCGAGGATAACGCCGGACGACAGCGTGAACTCCTGCGTGGACTCGTTGTAGAGAGCCTTGGGGTGGACCTGGGTTCGCCAGATATCAGTGGTGCACACCGCTTGATGATTACCTGGCGTGGCTCGCGACGCGAGGTCGAGATCGTCTTTGGCAATATCCGTGACGCGGGAGATATCACCGAAGATCGGCTACAGGCCGGCGCCGGTGCGTGGCGCTTCGTCATCGACCACCCCTTTGATGAGGCGGGACATTCCCTACTCGAAGACATTCAGCGCATTGATTCACTCCGATCCCGCAATTTCACCTCCCGGACCGTGCTGTGGGTGCCCCGTTTTCTCTCCGCCGAGCGTCTGAAAGATCTGCGGAGGTTGGTTATCCTCGACTGGCTCCTAAGCGGTAGCGGAGATCGTTGGACCAGTCATGCCGACCATTTGGGCGAGGTAGACCGCGCCCAAGCGCGCAATATCCTTGAGGCTCAGCACAGCTCCCTGCGCGACAGTCTGTTGCGCCTCGTCCAGCAGGCCTATGGTGCGTCTTCAGCCGAACCAGGAGCGCTGCTGGATGACGGCGGTACCGGACAGGTGTTGTGGTCACTGGACCCGGGATTCGCGCCAGCACCTCCGGTAGGCGCCAGCCTTGCAAGCGCCTTCCAGCAGCTCGCAGCCCAGGCATTCGACGCGCTGTACCCCGATCATCCCCGTTTCGAGCCGGTGGACGCGGAAGTCCGACCGGGTGAACTCAGGGCGGTGCTGTCTCACTTGGAGCGTGCAGCGGGAGACCCGGAGCATCGAGTCCCGCTGGAAGGAGACACAAGGGCTGTCCGTCGTGTTGCCAATGCACTTCGCGTCGGCGAGGCCACTGAAACACATTTTCTCTTTGGAGATGACCGCTTCGGCGACTGGGGAGCGAAGCTCGTCCGCGGTCTGGCGCGCAACGGAGTCGACGAAGCTGGTCCCGTCACCGTCGCACAGCTTCGGGCGGTGATCGACGATGTCGAGCCACCTCAGGGCCTGCGGCCTGAAATTTCCGACCTGGTTATCCTCGGTTGGGGATTGCTACGGCAGCGAGCCTGGTTTCATTTCGGCGCCCCTCTATCAGGGACTCCCCTGCCGGGGACGCTACAGCCGGCAATGGAATTGCGTCCGCAGCCGATGCCCTCGCTCGAGGAATGGAATGTAGCGCGTAAGCGCGCATCAATTATCTTCGGTGCGCCGGATCGCCCATACCTGACACCATCCGCGGTGGCCGCCCTTGCCAGTGACGTTCGGGAGAAATCGAGATCGCTCTACGAGCCTTCGCAGGACGTCGTCGCCCGACTGGACGACGCATGTTCCCGCCTGGGGATTGCTGGAGAAACCGGACGGTTAGAACTTGCGCGGCGTGCCTCTGTCCTCGTTGGCACGCTGCGGGACCAAAACGGTGTCGTCCTCATCCGCCATCTGGCAGGAGTAGAGCTGCCCGGCAGCGACGAGGAAACTGCGAGGTCACTCTCCAGCGCCCGAATTGTCGCCGAAGCGATTAAGGAATTTCCTTGGGATCGGCTCGATCCGCTGAAGCAGGGAAGTGTTGGACCTGATGGAAGGGCGGCTTCGGCACTCCGGATTTTGGATGAACTTCGCGGTGCCCTCCGCCGTCACGAACTGGCAGAGTCCGCTGTGGCAGCCCTGCGGAGAGCCGAAAATGACGGGTTCAAATGGGTCTCCGACGGCATAACCCGGCCGATACCGGGACCAGGACCGGGTCCCGGGCCTAGTCCAAACCGCTGGACGAAGATCGAGTTGACCGACAACGGTGGATTCAGCGCGCTGGAAGCGGAACTAGCGAAAGTTCTCGAGTCAAAGCGCAAGGTCGAGGTTCAATGGCGGGTCGTCGAGTGAGTGCTGAGGCGCCTGCGGCCGTCTCAGTCACGAGGGCCGCGATTCAAGCCATGGTCGCGAAGGCACGAGGGTCGGATGGACGCCGCAAGGGCGGGGTGATTGGGCTCCGGGCGGTACCCGAGGTAGCAGCCGCGGCAACTCTGACCGACAAGGGACAACGCATTGACGTCGTACCTTGCGTCTCCGCGCTGGCGGTCCGGGACGCGCTCCGTGAGCATCGGGACGCCGACTGGCTCGTGATCCTGACTGACCGTGATGAAAGCGACTTGGGCCCTGGCATCTTGGCACACTTCGTGTGGCAACAGTTGCGCAATCCCGATCCATGGGACGCCGTGAAGCAGCGCTTCGACGCAACGGCACTCGACCGCGCATTGCTCAGCGAGGGTCACCGTGCCGAGCTTGCCTACGGCTTGCTCAAGATCGCGCCCGAGGAGGGCTGGCCAGCGGCGCCGGCAGGAGTTCTCTCCCGTGATCACGCGCTCGGTTCGGTTGCGAGCCAACAACTCGGGATGCCGCTTCACAGCATGGATGCATTCGCTGTGTTGGCGTGGGCATCTCGCGCTGGATCAGCGGCGACAATCGCCGACCTCCGGCGTGATGCCGGAGATGCATTGGCTGAGGCCGTTCTCCGATGGCTAGCGGGCCGGCTCGGCGAGGGCCAGCGTCCCATGTTGCGGCTACTCACCGGAGGTCAGCCGGAGCAGGCCTTGCCGCTCGGCGTCGTACTCCACATCCTGGTGTCCGCCAAAGTTGACGGTGCAGGAGACCGTCGCCAGGCTGAACTTGCTCTGGCGCGGCTCGAACACCGTTGGTCCGGCACGTCCGTGTCCGCAACAGAGCTGCAGGCGTTCGGCGCCACCTGCCACGGAGTCGTCCGGGACATGCTGGCTCGTTCGGAAAGCTGGCGTGCCGGCTACACGGCCCTTGGGACTGCAGACCGAATTTTCACTGAGGCCGGCGCCGACGCACTTGCCCGCGACTCCTACTTACTGCCGTCCTCTCTCACACAGTGTTATCGGGAACTAGCCCAAGCGATGGGTGGTCCGCTCCAGAACGTGGAGGCAGCGTGGGATTCAGTGGGGAAGCATCCGCTGAACACACCCGCTCTGGATGGGACCGCAGATCCTCGGTTGCAGCCGTTCGAAGCAGCGGTCCGCTTGGAGCGTTGGCTGGCGTCCGACGATGATTCTGAAGAGGATCTTGCTTCCTTGGTACGGCGTCAGAGCGCTGTCGACTCCTGGGTCGACGCCGCTGTGAACACTGCCGCGCAAGGTACAGATGATGCCGCTCTGGCGCGTGCTATTGAAAAGACGGTGGTCAAGGCTCAAGAGCGGCGTACGGCTCATGACAGGCAGTTCGCCCGTTGTCTCGCCGCCGCGACCGATCTAAGCGGCTCTTCCCTTGGGAATTCTGACAACGGGGCTGTCTGGCTGATCGAGGATATTGTTCCAAAGGTGGCAGCCAAGCTGGCTCAACAACACCCCACCCTTCTGCTTGTCCTGGATGGAATGAGCACAGGCGTGGCAACGCAAGTGGTGAGGAGCATTCTGGCCCGCCCCGACGGTTGGGCTGAGATCATCGCCCAAGGTACCAGCCAACGGGCCTGTGGCCTCGCGGTCTTGCCCACATTGACCGAACATAGCCGGACGTCGCTTCTCAGCGGCAAGCTCGTGTCGGGCTCGCAACCCCAGGAACAGGCTGGGTTCGCAGCAGTCGCCAAGGCCGCGGGACTGGCTGGGGCGCGGCTCTTCCACAAGAAGCCATTGGACTCATCACGGCCGGGATTCCTGCTATCCGATGACATTGCGGCCGCGATCGCTGATACCAGCGAGCTTCCTCTGGTGGCGTGCGTACTGAACTCAATTGACGATGCGCTGGATCGTAGCGACCCAGCTGGTATCTCATGGACTGACGAAGCAGTGCGCCACCTGCGGCCACTTCTGGCGAGTGCCCTTGCCGCTGGCCGCGCCGTGATGTTGACTGCAGACCACGGACATGTCGTTGAGCGACGGGCAGGTACCCAGCGCGCGGCGGCCGATATTTCCAGCGCACGGTCACGTCCCGCGGTCGGACCTGCAAGCGAAGACGAAGTACTCGTTGCCGGCACCCGGGTGTTGGATCACGGCGGCCGGGCAATTCTCGCCGTCGACGAAGGTCTACGATATGGGCCGTTGAAGGCGGGCTATCACGGCGGCGGGTCGCCCGCCGAGGTGGTCGTACCTCTGATCGTGATCGCGCCGGAAGCCACGATGTCAGATTCCGGGGAGCTTGCGGGTTGGAAGCTGGCACCCCCTCAGGAGCCACTTTGGTGGGCGCTGGCGTCCAATGAGCGGCTCCCGCAATCAGTCCTCGTCGGAACTAGGGGCAAAAAGAAGCGGGACGAGGGACCGGACCTGTTTTCTGAACTGGAAGAAACCATTCCTCCAGCGCCCGGCGGTACTCCTTCGAGCGTGGGCCAGCGTGTTGTGACATCGGCTGCCTACGTTGCACAGCGCAAGTTGGCAGGCCGAATCTCACTGGACGACGTACAGGTCAGATCTATTTTGGACGCGGCAGCCTCTGCTGTGGGGACCAGACTGCCGTTGGCGTCCGCCGCCATTGCACTTCGAGTGCCGCCGACGCGGCTTTCGGGTGCCGTGGCGCAGCTGCAAAAGCTGCTCAATGTCGAAGGGTATGCGGTCGTACGGGTTGACGGTGGCATGCTTGTCCTCGACGTCGTTTTGCTGAGGGAACAATTCGGAGTCGCCGGATGAGCGCGGAAGTCTCACCCCGACGGCGGCGAGAAGTCATCGACGCTCTGCGCCGAGGAACAGTTCCGGCTAACGGGCTCGATCTCTTGGCCGTAGGGCTTGACCGGTTCCAGGGTGCTCTGGCCGACGAGCTCGACACCGTGGCATCAGGCGGAGCAACCGTGAAGGCAGTCCGCGGAGAGTACGGCACCGGCAAGACATTTTTTGCGCGGTACTTGGCAGAACTGGCACTGAAAAGCGGATTCGCCACTGCTGAGGTGCAAATCTCCGAGACAGAAACCCCCCTCCACAAACTCGAGACGGTGTACCGACGCATCACTGAATCATTGCGGACAGCGTCGGTGGCGCCAAGCGCGTTCCGTTCAATCCTTGACGCGTGGCTTTTTACATTAGAGGACGACGCGATAGCGGCAGATCCGGGACTTGCTGAGGCTGGTGGCGTCGCGCT is from Arthrobacter burdickii and encodes:
- a CDS encoding DUF6079 family protein, with translation MTSMLLRDVFDIPERAGSEDYVLRLTDSVSGQGARHAVQDYVVTPAIADAFDAALGLVGNALETGINRGAFLAGSFGSGKSHFMAVLHSLLRHNPDARSLPELQSVVARHDPALQNKKILPLAFHFIDAKSMEQELFESYIKQIQTLHPEAPLPAFFPSEALLRDADGLRTRLGDDAFFEGLGSQTGDDEWAGVLGSSSWDRARYDAARAAAPQSAERQELVSALVEAYFQSYARHAEYVDLDTGLEAMSNHANALGYDAVVLFLDELVLWLAFAMQTPEFFRRESQKLTKLVEGTYSRLPAPLISFVARQMDLRRWFADSGASGSEQEALDRAFRHQEGRFSTIVLGDDNLPYVASRRLLKPKDDVARHAVEDAFSRLDRAPSVWDVLLDGVNADDQHRGSDESAFRMTYPFSPALVSTLRFLASVMQRDRTALKVMQQMLVDRRDTLSIDDVIPVGDSFEYIVRGKGDAVLDPQAAALFRSATQLYQEKLQPLILRVHGLVPSDLDIPERVTSGYRADDRLARTLLLSAVAPKVPALKGLTAGRLASLNHGSIVSPLRGGEAGVVLSKVREWARHVPEIHVDADPRNPVIRVQLSDVDYESIVERAKGEDNAGRQRELLRGLVVESLGVDLGSPDISGAHRLMITWRGSRREVEIVFGNIRDAGDITEDRLQAGAGAWRFVIDHPFDEAGHSLLEDIQRIDSLRSRNFTSRTVLWVPRFLSAERLKDLRRLVILDWLLSGSGDRWTSHADHLGEVDRAQARNILEAQHSSLRDSLLRLVQQAYGASSAEPGALLDDGGTGQVLWSLDPGFAPAPPVGASLASAFQQLAAQAFDALYPDHPRFEPVDAEVRPGELRAVLSHLERAAGDPEHRVPLEGDTRAVRRVANALRVGEATETHFLFGDDRFGDWGAKLVRGLARNGVDEAGPVTVAQLRAVIDDVEPPQGLRPEISDLVILGWGLLRQRAWFHFGAPLSGTPLPGTLQPAMELRPQPMPSLEEWNVARKRASIIFGAPDRPYLTPSAVAALASDVREKSRSLYEPSQDVVARLDDACSRLGIAGETGRLELARRASVLVGTLRDQNGVVLIRHLAGVELPGSDEETARSLSSARIVAEAIKEFPWDRLDPLKQGSVGPDGRAASALRILDELRGALRRHELAESAVAALRRAENDGFKWVSDGITRPIPGPGPGPGPSPNRWTKIELTDNGGFSALEAELAKVLESKRKVEVQWRVVE
- the pglZ gene encoding BREX-2 system phosphatase PglZ; amino-acid sequence: MVAKARGSDGRRKGGVIGLRAVPEVAAAATLTDKGQRIDVVPCVSALAVRDALREHRDADWLVILTDRDESDLGPGILAHFVWQQLRNPDPWDAVKQRFDATALDRALLSEGHRAELAYGLLKIAPEEGWPAAPAGVLSRDHALGSVASQQLGMPLHSMDAFAVLAWASRAGSAATIADLRRDAGDALAEAVLRWLAGRLGEGQRPMLRLLTGGQPEQALPLGVVLHILVSAKVDGAGDRRQAELALARLEHRWSGTSVSATELQAFGATCHGVVRDMLARSESWRAGYTALGTADRIFTEAGADALARDSYLLPSSLTQCYRELAQAMGGPLQNVEAAWDSVGKHPLNTPALDGTADPRLQPFEAAVRLERWLASDDDSEEDLASLVRRQSAVDSWVDAAVNTAAQGTDDAALARAIEKTVVKAQERRTAHDRQFARCLAAATDLSGSSLGNSDNGAVWLIEDIVPKVAAKLAQQHPTLLLVLDGMSTGVATQVVRSILARPDGWAEIIAQGTSQRACGLAVLPTLTEHSRTSLLSGKLVSGSQPQEQAGFAAVAKAAGLAGARLFHKKPLDSSRPGFLLSDDIAAAIADTSELPLVACVLNSIDDALDRSDPAGISWTDEAVRHLRPLLASALAAGRAVMLTADHGHVVERRAGTQRAAADISSARSRPAVGPASEDEVLVAGTRVLDHGGRAILAVDEGLRYGPLKAGYHGGGSPAEVVVPLIVIAPEATMSDSGELAGWKLAPPQEPLWWALASNERLPQSVLVGTRGKKKRDEGPDLFSELEETIPPAPGGTPSSVGQRVVTSAAYVAQRKLAGRISLDDVQVRSILDAAASAVGTRLPLASAAIALRVPPTRLSGAVAQLQKLLNVEGYAVVRVDGGMLVLDVVLLREQFGVAG